One window of the Ignavibacteria bacterium genome contains the following:
- a CDS encoding phosphatidylserine decarboxylase family protein, whose protein sequence is MITKYGYDVFFTICGISLIGIYVGSFLSSDIFRWTIWIFSAALFLFSLNFFRDPNRTTPNIECGVISPADGKVVLIQEVEEKEFLKGKAKQISIFMSPLNVHVNRFPMDGKVAFFQHIPGKFMVAFEDKSSEVNERTLIGLETNYGKILFKQIAGFVARRIVANLNVGDIAKCGERFGMIKFGSRVDVLLPLHSEIKVKLGDITVAGETVIAMMPKR, encoded by the coding sequence TTGATTACCAAATACGGTTACGACGTTTTTTTTACTATTTGTGGAATTTCTCTCATCGGAATTTACGTAGGAAGTTTTCTTTCGTCCGATATATTCCGTTGGACAATTTGGATTTTCTCTGCCGCGCTTTTTCTTTTCTCGCTTAACTTTTTCCGCGACCCGAATCGCACAACGCCAAACATTGAATGCGGTGTAATTTCTCCCGCTGACGGAAAAGTTGTTCTCATTCAAGAAGTTGAAGAAAAAGAATTTCTAAAAGGAAAAGCAAAACAGATTTCTATTTTTATGTCGCCATTGAATGTACACGTGAACAGATTTCCGATGGACGGCAAAGTTGCTTTCTTTCAACATATTCCTGGCAAATTTATGGTTGCGTTTGAAGATAAATCTTCGGAAGTGAACGAGCGAACCTTGATTGGTTTAGAAACGAATTACGGAAAAATTCTTTTTAAACAAATTGCAGGATTTGTTGCAAGAAGAATTGTTGCAAATTTGAATGTCGGCGACATTGCAAAATGCGGAGAACGATTCGGAATGATAAAATTCGGCTCGCGCGTTGATGTGCTGCTTCCGCTTCATTCTGAAATCAAAGTGAAACTTGGCGATATCACTGTTGCCGGTGAAACAGTGATTGCGATGATGCCGAAGAGATAG
- the pssA gene encoding CDP-diacylglycerol--serine O-phosphatidyltransferase, with translation MRITRAVVPSLFTTLNMFCGFLSMTYSVKNDVLNAVIFILLGAVFDSLDGVMARLTKSSSKFGVEFDSLSDVVTFGVAPSFLVYQYQFNTWGSMGVLISSLPMICGGIRLARFNVQLSGFDKEYFTGLPIPAQAAVLCSFLATDFESLFPMLTISKSEFLAPLVVVVSLAMISTVRYDTLPKFTTRDIQLHPAKFTIVTFAAFIIIFTKGAALFPVFVLYLLSGIIRWFVALFKHLRTSALDEEEDDEDAEISRVDI, from the coding sequence ATGAGAATTACCCGCGCAGTTGTTCCAAGTTTATTTACAACGTTGAATATGTTTTGCGGATTTCTTTCGATGACATATTCCGTAAAAAATGATGTACTGAATGCAGTAATTTTTATTCTTTTGGGCGCAGTGTTCGATTCACTTGATGGCGTAATGGCGCGGCTCACAAAATCATCGAGCAAGTTCGGTGTTGAATTTGATTCGCTTTCAGATGTCGTTACGTTTGGTGTTGCGCCGTCGTTTCTCGTGTATCAATATCAATTCAACACGTGGGGAAGTATGGGAGTGTTAATCAGTTCGTTGCCGATGATTTGCGGAGGAATTCGTCTTGCGCGTTTCAATGTGCAACTTTCGGGATTTGATAAAGAATATTTTACCGGGCTTCCAATTCCTGCACAAGCGGCGGTTCTCTGTTCATTTCTTGCAACAGATTTTGAATCGTTATTTCCGATGCTCACTATTTCAAAATCCGAATTTCTTGCGCCTCTCGTTGTGGTTGTTTCTCTTGCAATGATTTCAACAGTTCGCTACGATACGCTTCCGAAATTTACAACGCGCGATATTCAACTTCATCCCGCAAAATTTACGATTGTTACCTTCGCGGCATTCATCATAATTTTTACAAAAGGCGCGGCGTTGTTTCCCGTGTTTGTATTGTATTTGCTTTCTGGAATCATTCGTTGGTTCGTCGCGTTGTTCAAACACTTGCGAACATCGGCTTTGGATGAAGAGGAAGACGATGAAGATGCGGAAATCTCGCGTGTGGATATTTAG
- the tatA gene encoding twin-arginine translocase TatA/TatE family subunit, with amino-acid sequence MGNIGTTEIILILLIVLIFFGAKKIPELAQGLGKGVREFRKAARDIQDEIEKESTEKK; translated from the coding sequence ATGGGCAACATCGGCACAACAGAAATCATATTGATATTACTCATCGTTCTCATTTTCTTCGGCGCAAAAAAAATTCCAGAACTTGCGCAGGGATTGGGAAAAGGCGTACGCGAATTTCGTAAAGCCGCGCGCGATATTCAAGACGAAATCGAAAAAGAAAGCACAGAGAAAAAGTAA